The sequence TCGACGTACTCGCCGGCACGTTCAGCGCCGGGTTGTGGTCGAAGAAGCCGACCGGCTTAAGCTTGAACCCGGCGTAGTCGACCGGCATGACCGGCCAGTCCTCGGGCCGGGGAAAGTGCGTGAGCCCGAACGTGTGCCACAGCACCAGGTCTTGCCCCTCGATGTCCCGGTTGCCGGCCACGAACGTCGGCAGACCGGCCTGGCCGGGGTGCTGGTTGACGAAGTCGCCTGCGGGATAACGCTCGGACTCGTCGTATTGCGTGACCCATAGATGTTTGGTCGCGAACGCGGCGCGGGAGGCGATCGAACTGGACGGGTCTGCCAGGAGCACCGGCTGGCCTTCGGGGTGCAGCGCGTACCCGACGTCCTGCCCCAGGCGGTTCTGCTTGGTGGGATTGGTGATGTGCCAGACCCGGGCCTTGAGGTTGTCGGCGGTGCGTTGCCCCTCGGATTCGGTGGTCAGCTTGGTCTTCTGGCAGCGGAAGGCATTGCCCCACGGGTTCTCCGGGCCCATCGGGACGGGCACGGCATCCACTTCCTCGACGGTGTTCACATTGCCGTCGACGGCCATGTCGAGCCGGGCGGAGAAGAGGTGCTGGTGGAACGGGGCGCCGAGGCCGGGCGCCATCTGTGTGGAGAATCCGTCGGTACCGCGGTAGGCGGAGGTGAAGACGATTCCGGTGGCCTTTGCCTCGAGTTCGATGGTGCCGTCGAGGTAGAGATACCAGTAGAACCCGTAATCGTAGTTGCCGATGGTGAGGAAGAACGAGATGACGAGGCGGCGCGAGCGGCGGGTCTCGGTCATGCCGTTGAACATGTCCGTGTGCTTCCACAGGACGCCGTAATCCTCCTCGTGGAGGCAGATCGCGTTCTTCATGACGCGCGGGTCACCGGACTCGTCGGCGATCGTGACGTCGAAGTACTGGATCTCACCGAGACAGTCGCAGCCGAGTTCGAGCGAGTTGGTGTACCGGCCGAACAGGTACTCGCCCTGGTCGAAGTAGTTCTGCCAGTATCGAACCGGGGACGGATCGGCGTAGGGAACCACCATCTCGGCGATCGAGGCACGATAGATCACGGGACGTTCCACTCCCCCGTCGTCGAACGAGAGCTGGTGCAGCGTCAGGCCCTCGCGCACATCGAAACCGAAGCGGAACTTCCAGTCGGCCCAGGTGATCTCGTTGCCGTCGACGGAGAAGCTGGCACCTTCGGGTTGAGTGATCTCGATGGGTTTGAGGTCGGTGCGGGTGGGTGTGGCGTGCGGTTCGGCGTTCCATTCGCCGCGCTCGGCTGGGACGGGAAGCTCGATCTCGTCGACCACCTTCACGACGCGACGCTCGGTGAGGTCGACGTACGCCACGACCCCGTCGATGGGGTGCGCCCACGGCAGGTCCGCCTTGTCCTCCTGGTGGAAGGCGAGGACGCGGACGATGCGGTGTCCGACCTCGTCCTCGTGGCCGAACACGCCGGCCGACAGGGGAACGGCCCGGACCTTCGACGGTTCGATGCCGCGCTTGGCCATCGCCGCGAGCCAGTCGGAGCTGCCGAGCAGGAACGCTTCGATGTCCTCGAACTCCTCGTCGAGGATCGGCACGTGGCCGTCGGTGGCGGAATCGACGGTGGCCCTGCTGATCACGCGG comes from Rhodococcus oxybenzonivorans and encodes:
- a CDS encoding primary-amine oxidase → MSTATTETPAAIGSAAPDHPLTPLSADEIRSAKALLTDEGLIGEHVRFVFVALAEPHKSTVLAFTPGDPIERRARILLLDRSTGIGTDLVVSVTENRVISRATVDSATDGHVPILDEEFEDIEAFLLGSSDWLAAMAKRGIEPSKVRAVPLSAGVFGHEDEVGHRIVRVLAFHQEDKADLPWAHPIDGVVAYVDLTERRVVKVVDEIELPVPAERGEWNAEPHATPTRTDLKPIEITQPEGASFSVDGNEITWADWKFRFGFDVREGLTLHQLSFDDGGVERPVIYRASIAEMVVPYADPSPVRYWQNYFDQGEYLFGRYTNSLELGCDCLGEIQYFDVTIADESGDPRVMKNAICLHEEDYGVLWKHTDMFNGMTETRRSRRLVISFFLTIGNYDYGFYWYLYLDGTIELEAKATGIVFTSAYRGTDGFSTQMAPGLGAPFHQHLFSARLDMAVDGNVNTVEEVDAVPVPMGPENPWGNAFRCQKTKLTTESEGQRTADNLKARVWHITNPTKQNRLGQDVGYALHPEGQPVLLADPSSSIASRAAFATKHLWVTQYDESERYPAGDFVNQHPGQAGLPTFVAGNRDIEGQDLVLWHTFGLTHFPRPEDWPVMPVDYAGFKLKPVGFFDHNPALNVPASTSKHCCEG